DNA sequence from the Cyanobium sp. WAJ14-Wanaka genome:
TGGCTGGCAAAGCGATCGCCTTCGAAGGTGAGCACCGCATCCACCAGGTGCTCGAGCACCTTGGGCCCGGCCAAGGCACCCTCCTTGGTCACATGGCCCACCAAAAGAAGGGCCGTGTCCTGGCGCTTGGCAATGCGGGCTAAAGCCGCAGCGCATTCGCGCACCTGGGCCACCGAGCCCGGGGCACTGCCCAGTTCGGCGTCGTGCAGGGCCTGGATGCTGTCGATGATGGCCACCGCCGGCCGCAACGATTCGAGCTCCTGCAGCACCAGTTCCAGGTCGGTTTCGGCCAGGAGCTGCAGATCGGCCACTCCAGGGGCCTGTTCCAGGGATTCCTGGGCCTCCGGCAATTCCGGCGGGGATTCGCCCATCTCCGCCAGGCGCCGCCAGCGCAACTTCACCTGCTGGGCCGACTCCTCAGCGCTCACATAGAGCACCGAGGTGCGGGCCGCCATCGCCCTGCAGCTCTGCAGCAGCAGGGTCGATTTACCGATGCCGGGGTCGCCACCCAACAGCACCAAAGAGCCGGGCACCAGCCCCCCCCCCAGGACCCTGTCGAATTCGGCATAGCCGCTGGCCAGCCGCTGCAAAGGCCGCTCCCCCACCGCATGGATCGGCTCCGAACGCTTGGGCCTGCCCCCGGCCAACTCCCCCGTCAACTCGCCTGCGGCGGCAACGGGTCTGCGGCGGCGGCTATCGGCGGCAGGGGCAGAAGACTGCTTCTGCTCGATCAGGGTGTTCCAGCTGCCACAACTGGAGCATTTGCCAAAAAATTGGCGGGTCTGGGCCCCACAGCTGGTGCACACAAATACGGAATGGGACTTGGCCAAGGGGAATCGGAGCGGGCGATGTGTGAAGAAAGGTGGCGTTAGGTGAACTGTTAGGCCCTATGGCCCTTTCAGTGGGCAGATCCGATGTAACAGCAACGCTGCGGCGATGACGGCTACCTCACCCGCAAAAGAAACGATCCTTGTTGTCGACGACGAGGCCAGCATCCGGCGGATCCTGGAAACCAGGCTTTCGATGATTGGTTATCAGGTGGTGACCGCCTGCGATGGCGTCGAAGCCCTGGAGATCTTTAACCGCATCAACCCAGACCTGGTGGTGCTCGACGTAATGATGCCCAGGCTTGATGGCTATGGGGTCTGCCAGGAGCTGCGCAAGGAGTCGGATGTGCCGATCGTGATGCTCACCGCCCTGGGCGACGTGGCGGATCGCATCACTGGGCTCGAGCTAGGAGCCGACGACTACGTGGTCAAACCCTTCAGCCCCAAGGAGCTGGAGGCCCGGATTCGCTGCGTGCTGCGGCGGGCCGACAAGGAGCTGGGCCCCGGCAAACCCAATTCGGGCCTGCTCTTGGTCAGCAACCTGCGGATCGACACCAACAAGCGCCAGGTGTATCGCGGTGATGAGCGGATCCGCCTGACCGGCATGGAATTCAGCCTGCTGGAGCTGCTGGTCAGCCGCTCCGGTGAGCCCTTTGGTCGGGGTGAAATTCTCAAGGAGGTGTGGGGCTACACCCCTGAGCGTCATGTAGATACCCGGGTGGTGGATGTTCACATCTCCCGGCTTCGCTCCAAACTGGAGGATGATCCTGCCAACCCCGAGCTGATCCTCACGGCTCGGGGTACCGGATATCTGTTCCAACGCATCGTTGAAGCCGTTGCCCCTGAAGGAGCCTGATTACGCCGGTTCAAGCCCCAAGCGGGCTAAGCCCAGTCGCGCCATTCGGCGCCTGGTGATCTGGTATCGCCGCAACGCCGCCGTCACCACCCTGGTGGATACGGCCACTTCGGCCGCCAGCTCCGCCGCCAGCTCAGCTGCAAACACTGCCGGGTCCGTGGCTGGGGCCGCGGTCTATGGCGCTGGGGCGGTGCTGCAACCCCTGGTGTTCGACCCCCTGCGCCGCCTGCAGCGGGGCATTGGCAGCGCCGAAGACGGCAGCATCAACGACGCCGATCGCCTCTGGGTGGCCGTCGATGGCATGGGGGGCGAT
Encoded proteins:
- the rpaB gene encoding response regulator transcription factor RpaB, whose protein sequence is MTATSPAKETILVVDDEASIRRILETRLSMIGYQVVTACDGVEALEIFNRINPDLVVLDVMMPRLDGYGVCQELRKESDVPIVMLTALGDVADRITGLELGADDYVVKPFSPKELEARIRCVLRRADKELGPGKPNSGLLLVSNLRIDTNKRQVYRGDERIRLTGMEFSLLELLVSRSGEPFGRGEILKEVWGYTPERHVDTRVVDVHISRLRSKLEDDPANPELILTARGTGYLFQRIVEAVAPEGA
- the radA gene encoding DNA repair protein RadA produces the protein MAKSHSVFVCTSCGAQTRQFFGKCSSCGSWNTLIEQKQSSAPAADSRRRRPVAAAGELTGELAGGRPKRSEPIHAVGERPLQRLASGYAEFDRVLGGGLVPGSLVLLGGDPGIGKSTLLLQSCRAMAARTSVLYVSAEESAQQVKLRWRRLAEMGESPPELPEAQESLEQAPGVADLQLLAETDLELVLQELESLRPAVAIIDSIQALHDAELGSAPGSVAQVRECAAALARIAKRQDTALLLVGHVTKEGALAGPKVLEHLVDAVLTFEGDRFASHRLLRAVKNRFGATHELGVFEMRDRGLAEVSNPSELFLGSEEPSAGTATIVACEGTRPLVVELQALVSTTSYASPRRSATGIAANRLHQILAVLEKHLGLPLSRFDCYLAVAGGLEVEEPAADLGVAAAVVASYRDLCLPPGTVLVGELGLGGQLRAVGQLELRLGEAARLGFTRAVVPKGSGMAKVAAGIGLQLLEAGTVAEALVAALGVNPAEDRD